The DNA region CCGAAGGAAAATCTGGAACCTGATGGAGAAGCCCTTCTCCTCGATCACCGCCAAACTGATCGGCATCACCTCCTCCATGTTCGTACTGGTCTCGCTGGTCGCCATGACGCTCAACACCGTGGAGGAGATGCAgtacaaggtgtgtgtgttttactttgttagTGAAAACATAAAGACCACTAAAATATTACATCTCAGTCCCCAGCACCCAGAAACTGTTTGTGGTTGAAACATTGTCATGCTTGCATGTGTATGAACATGTATATGCTTAAGTTTTTAATGTGAACACATGCACTTGAACACACCAGTACGGAAATTTCTCTGCAACAATATCTTCATACATACAGACGCTCGACACCTTTTGCTTTAAGCGTGTCAAGCGTCTGTATGTATGAAGCCTGTTTtcttcacaaaaacactgaatggtCCTTTAATGTTGGTCATTTTTATTGCAAGCATATTGAGTTGGTGTGTTTGAACACAAATCTCTCCAAACAGTCCCTCTTACCATCTGAGCAGATCATCAAAAACAGGATATTTTCCATCTATTGTTTCACCTCCAGACGGCGTCGGGCCAGCTCAGCGGCAGATTTTATGGCGAGTATGCGGAGACGTTCTGCATCACCTTCTTCACCCTGGAGTACCTGCTGCGCCTGGCGTCCACCCCCGACCTCAAGTGTTTTGGACGCAGCATGCTGAACACCGTCGACCTGATTGCCATACTGCCGCACTACCTGCAGATGGTCCTGGAGTGCTTCGAGGACGAGGACATGCACCTGCACTCCGGAGACATTGAGGCCGTGGCACGTGTCGGAAAGGTGAAAGGGGGCTGATGGGAGCGAATACGATCAGATGAATAGGTTGGTCTGACCCTTATTTATTGGTTCTTCTgtgctttttctcttctgtaGGTGGGTCAGGTTCTGAGGATCATGCGCCTGATGCGGATCTTCAGGATTTTGAAGCTGGCCCGTCACTCCACAGGCCTCAGAGCCTTCGGCTTCACACTGAGACAGTGCTACCAGCAGGTCTGACTCATGTTAAATAACCCAATTATAAGTATCAGAGGAATGACTTTGACTTGTGTCCTCATACTTGGGTTCATCCAGTAGGAGCGATAAATGAAGTGTTTTGACGTGGCCCACGTGGACAGAGACATGCTGGACTGATGAATCTAAGACGTCTACATTTCTCagcacagacaaagaaaacgAAGGAGGTGATCTAAAAtaagatgtgtctgtgtgtgcaggtggggTGTTTACTGCTCTTCTTCGGCATGGGCATCTTCATGTTTTCGGCCATGGTGTACACTGTGGAGCACGACGTTTACAACACCAACTTCACCTCCATGCCGCACGCATGGTGGTGGGCCGCTGTGAGTCAACAAACACCAACACTCAATAACCAAACTGTCAATCAGCCTGCGTTCTGCCTGTTGTTCACCTGTGCTCTGTTTCCTACATACTAAAGTCCCTCTAATGTCACTGCACATCACCCTTGTGACAAAGTGCACTACTGGGCACAAGTCTGTCATACAGCTACTAGACTGGACCGATTAGGCTCAATGAGATGCATGTTGGTGGATCAATATCTGGCCTTTATGAAACCTGTTTGTTTCCGGTAGATTAGATGAGATACGACTGATTCTAATCTGTCTACGTGAGGGCTGGGCTCTTGCAGAGTTTGAGCGACCCCAAATGAGAGTGGCATTCTGGTTTGAGTTTAAAGGAAGGTCCAACCAGCACAATGTGATTTACAGTTATAATCCTTAAGATTTCAGTTTCGGTTGGATTTGGTTCGTAGGTTACTAACAGTTACTAGTTGGGGCTCAGCTTACACTTATGGCGTTATTAGATGTTTCCTTGCTCCAACACACCAGATTCACATGAATGGGTccttatcaggcttctgcagagtTCGAATCTCATCGTCAAAGATTGCAACAAATGCAGTAAGTTGAACTTGTCAAATTTCTACAGTATCAGAAACTGACTAAATACAAAGGCAGCAACACTATTTTTCAGTGATCATGCCACATTTGTCACACTGGCTGACTAGCTGGGCACAGGCCTCCTGTCCAACACTTAAAGCTGTACGGTCAGTATACCATCAGGCCTTCAAGGTGCTTGACAGGAAGACAAGCTCCCATcaccactgtcactgtgtgaGAGATGGAAAACTTGCCGAGCTGAGTGAATATTATTGAATTTACAGATACTCGTCTGTAAGATTCTGCTTGGCTTGGCTCCTCCCCCCACTTAGTGCTTTTATAAAGCAGAAAACAACTGATAAGAGCAATTCACATATGGACAGCCTGCAGACACTATCAGACACTGATcagacactgtgacacacatCGTTCATTTGAAGTGGATTAAAATCATGGTTAAAAGACAATCAaatctgttttatcttttctgTATCATATATTGTTGCCCCTGTAATTAGTATTTGATGTGTTCATATGAAGTGTGCTCTGCTATATGTACAGTATTGTTGTTCCTGTTCCTCCACCCATGGAGTTGAAAATCAGCCAACATGGCTaaactggcacatttacagaaatgtctagtaatgtgcaaataaataaatagtagtATTTTTCATTGTTGGCATGAAGCCTTAACTTTTAGTTTAATCAgattttctccttcttcctgtGTCTCTTACATCCTTCAGGTGAGTATTTCCACTGTGGGCTACGGCGACATGTTCCCTGAGACCAACTTGGGACGCATCTTCACCTTCGCCTGCATCTCCTTCGGCGTCATCCTCAACGGCATGCCCATCTCCGTCCTCTACAACAAGTTTTCCGACTATTACACAAAGCTCAAGTCCCAGGAGTACGCGGCCGTCACCAAGGCCCGCGGGAAGGTGCAGTTTGCTAAAAGGGCGGCAAAGAAGCTGGCTGAGTGCTGCGAGGACGTGGTGCAGGCAAGGACGCCCCGCCTGCTGTGAGCCAGGTTGTAGAAGTCTACAGGAAGATTTGTCTGGAGTGACGGTCAGGGGTGTGATCAGGACAGCAGAGGCTGCCACTTCATGGAGTAATGGGACTGGAAATGATAGTGAGACATTCTGTACAGGCCATTCTACTTTAAGACCCTGGGACAGGACTAGACTGCAGGAGTCATGGTGGTTTGAACAAATAACCTCTTTGGACCTCAGTATAAACAGTTCAATTCACTCCAAAACCTGTTTATTCACCCTCTGAATTGGTGTTACATGTTTGGAGTAGAAAACATCAATGTATGGGCagttttatccattttattttattgatttgccAAAATGCGGTATACCCATATATCCTTATACTCTTTTTAATCTACATCCATCTATGGTAAGACTGTCCGTACCAGCATCATCACTGACCTCTACTCTTCCTCCATACACACTCTGTCCAATagcctctaaagctcacaagTAATCCAGGATTCAGGAGCTAACAACAATGGGGCcgaaaaaaataataagttgaagACCTGACATCTGGACGATGGATATTAGAGCTGTTTATCTGCCccatgcatctctctctctctctaataaTAAACCTATGTCTCTTTATCTTGTCATCATAAGGCTGTACAGATCTGTGGGTTTTGTGTGCACACACGTGCATAAAGTGTGTCAGAGTCATCACAGCTGAACTGATTACAGTGAATCCTCAGTGTCACTGACTGAACTGGTGGGTTTTAATGGAGCTCCCCTTACTGCCACAAGGTGATCAATGTTTTTTGGACAGGTGGCTACTTATTTAAGAATGGAATTGTTTGACACTTTGGGAAAAGTCACTTCCCTGCAGAGCGTTAGCATCATGTCTGTGAGCTAAATGTGAAGAGACAGCCAGTAGGTGCTTCACATTAAGACTGCAAacatggctctgtccaaagattAAGAAGATCTGTGGGCACTGTGAGGCTGCCTCTGGCCAAGACATAATCTGGCACCAAAGATCccacataaaaccacaaactgtcaTTTTTACCAATAGCTTTTTGCACAATTTAGAGAGCTTTAGAGGTTCCTCAAGAAGTAGAGGTAGATGGAACCTGTTATGTTTggacagagctaggctagctATTTCCCCCtcctttcagtctttatgctaagctaagctaaccagctgctgctgaggcttCATATTTAGCGCACAGACAGTGGCATCCATCTCCTTAGGTCAAGGCAGTCAGTTTAGCTCAGCAGAAAAACCGGAGGCAGCCGTGAAGCCTCAGGAAGTCAGTGGTTGGTCTAAGAAGTACTTCCCACATGTAACCCCCTCATAAAACTACCAACTACCACTGTTGCATTGGAGTCTTTTATGGATTAAACAAGGTAAAGTGTGTTAAGTAGTAAGATTTAGAGCTGTTGATATTTTGTTCCCTCTGGACAGAGCTGCACTTGCTGTTTCCTGTGATCTCATTTAACTCCCTAATAAGcgtattttctatttctttaacaaCATTCACATAATCCTAGTTTTGTTCTAAAATGAACAGGCAACAGAACGAACCTACTACTGACTGAAGACGATATAAAAAGTCTCTACTTGTTCAGATTCTCCAGCAGGATTTCAGctcctttgttgttgttgctgatgctgctgagctctgattggatggaCTCCAGCACCGCCTCATCACAGCTGTTCAGGAggctgcacacaaaaacacaggcaaAGATTAGCTCATGACCACACATCTGCAAGTCTACTTCTCACATCCCTTAACTGTGTGAAATGCAGTTCATATGACACGAGAAGCTTATTTTTGATATCCTAATGTATTTGTGGAAGTTTATGTTGCAGTATGAAGAGTAAACAGGCAACTACATCTGTGTCAGCTTGTCGGCAATAATTTATGCATGTTAAACATTGAGATTGAACTgaataaagctttaaaataatttcagaaataaatacaacatgaaaaaataGCCGCACTTTTAATAATACT from Pempheris klunzingeri isolate RE-2024b chromosome 19, fPemKlu1.hap1, whole genome shotgun sequence includes:
- the kcnv2a gene encoding potassium voltage-gated channel subfamily V member 2; its protein translation is MLSHLRARSRSLFSSYRPSSQTQAIKEPTDCVDFSSTTLKPWSSMQDLGRDIYDIYAEYEDENEEEEEDSLLVSPSRLLLSPTKHFALNINVGGTVYYLPYRLAVRYPKTRIGRLATYTDHNRKLDLCDDYIVQSNEFFFDRDPKIFHNIFNFYRTGVLCIKDELCPRNFLEEINYWGVRIKNSQRCCRISFEERQDELNEELKIQRQLIAEVEMEENEGLFEGMAFGPTRRKIWNLMEKPFSSITAKLIGITSSMFVLVSLVAMTLNTVEEMQYKTASGQLSGRFYGEYAETFCITFFTLEYLLRLASTPDLKCFGRSMLNTVDLIAILPHYLQMVLECFEDEDMHLHSGDIEAVARVGKVGQVLRIMRLMRIFRILKLARHSTGLRAFGFTLRQCYQQVGCLLLFFGMGIFMFSAMVYTVEHDVYNTNFTSMPHAWWWAAVSISTVGYGDMFPETNLGRIFTFACISFGVILNGMPISVLYNKFSDYYTKLKSQEYAAVTKARGKVQFAKRAAKKLAECCEDVVQARTPRLL